The proteins below are encoded in one region of Alistipes communis:
- a CDS encoding MlaE family ABC transporter permease, which produces MLSKLFALVGQYFILMGKVFSRPEKLPIYRRRIIYEMDALGLNSIGLTAIISVFIGAVITLQMSINLESPFIPKYIIGYATRETMILEFSSTVVALILAGKVGSNIASEIGTMRITEQIDALEIMGVNSASYLILPKIVATVLFFPFLTILSILIGIAGGWMIAVFTGIMIPDDYVTGLLYDFKLYSIVYSLIKTCFFAFIITSVSAFYGYYAKGNSLEVGKASTRAVVASSIVIMIFNLILTQILLT; this is translated from the coding sequence ATGTTGTCGAAACTCTTCGCCCTCGTCGGGCAATATTTCATCCTGATGGGAAAGGTCTTCTCGCGTCCTGAGAAGCTTCCGATCTACCGTCGCCGGATCATTTACGAAATGGATGCGCTCGGCCTGAACTCGATCGGGCTGACGGCGATCATTTCGGTCTTCATCGGCGCAGTCATCACGTTGCAGATGTCGATCAACCTCGAATCGCCGTTCATTCCGAAGTACATCATCGGCTACGCCACGCGCGAGACGATGATCCTGGAATTCTCCTCGACGGTCGTGGCGCTCATACTGGCCGGCAAGGTGGGGTCGAACATCGCCTCCGAGATCGGTACGATGCGCATTACCGAGCAGATCGACGCGCTGGAAATCATGGGCGTCAACTCGGCGTCGTACCTCATCCTGCCCAAGATCGTGGCTACGGTGCTCTTCTTTCCGTTCCTGACGATCCTGAGCATTCTGATCGGCATCGCCGGCGGCTGGATGATCGCCGTCTTCACGGGCATCATGATCCCCGACGACTACGTCACGGGACTGCTCTACGATTTCAAACTCTATTCGATCGTCTATTCGCTCATCAAAACCTGCTTCTTCGCCTTCATCATCACCTCCGTGTCGGCCTTCTACGGCTACTACGCCAAGGGCAATTCGCTGGAAGTAGGCAAGGCTTCGACGCGGGCGGTGGTCGCTTCGTCGATCGTCATCATGATCTTCAACCTGATCCTCACGCAAATCCTGCTGACATGA
- a CDS encoding DUF4834 family protein, which translates to MEFFTRILYGLTEFVRRNPVTCLVILILAVAAPSVLVGIANFIFYVMLTILLLGVVFVLLFRYRVNKLRREMGQQGGFSQEGPRRRTYTWYSRRDEGDVKVYKTSDTPEKRINDSVGEYVEFEEVEEQNPKK; encoded by the coding sequence ATGGAATTTTTCACTCGGATTCTATACGGCCTCACGGAGTTCGTCCGCCGCAACCCCGTGACGTGCCTCGTTATCCTGATACTGGCCGTCGCCGCGCCGTCGGTGCTGGTCGGTATCGCCAACTTTATCTTTTACGTTATGCTGACGATTTTGTTGCTGGGCGTCGTTTTCGTCCTTCTGTTCCGATACCGTGTCAACAAGCTGCGCCGTGAAATGGGGCAGCAGGGAGGCTTCTCGCAGGAAGGCCCGCGCCGCCGCACCTATACGTGGTACTCGCGCCGCGACGAAGGCGACGTGAAGGTCTACAAGACCTCCGACACGCCCGAAAAGCGGATCAACGACTCGGTGGGCGAATACGTCGAGTTCGAGGAGGTGGAGGAGCAGAACCCGAAAAAATAA
- a CDS encoding fibrobacter succinogenes major paralogous domain-containing protein: MEITKPAESASPVTIVRREFYAMKAIEFKPEPEAVDLGKPANCYVVSQAGTYMFPAELVDGTAIKGSFDTVDWTWRTTGVELSDIAYVDGYIRFTVKKFVKGNASISAYDAQQHLMLHNWHIWLTDAPQEMGTVAGASSPVFLDRNIGAVATDPNDPNSYGLLYQWGRKDPYRNMAAGSINERPEINPAWKTVTGNTVYWNDWNIQNAWSSWEKRNNYPLCFMYSRTYYDGRDYNWVKYETAPTHYLWFTPKTNFDPCPAGYRIPTQQEFDVDYTLDDDGNIGFTVVADRQFNPLPAQGYLKFDGTPRFIGQEVTLWTCQPYATGAGQLGAYNFDYYIGEPSSLTNTDLVNRSFAMPVRCVKIK; the protein is encoded by the coding sequence ATGGAGATCACCAAACCGGCCGAGTCGGCTTCGCCCGTCACGATCGTCCGCCGCGAGTTCTACGCCATGAAGGCGATCGAGTTCAAACCCGAACCCGAAGCGGTCGACCTGGGCAAACCGGCCAACTGCTACGTCGTTTCGCAAGCCGGCACCTACATGTTCCCCGCCGAACTCGTCGACGGCACCGCCATCAAGGGCTCCTTCGACACGGTCGACTGGACGTGGCGTACGACGGGCGTCGAACTGAGCGACATCGCCTATGTCGACGGCTATATCCGTTTCACGGTGAAGAAGTTCGTCAAGGGTAACGCCTCGATCTCCGCCTACGACGCGCAGCAGCATCTGATGCTGCACAACTGGCACATCTGGCTGACCGACGCCCCGCAGGAGATGGGAACGGTCGCCGGCGCCTCCTCGCCCGTATTCCTCGACCGGAACATCGGTGCCGTGGCGACCGATCCCAATGACCCGAACAGCTACGGCCTGCTCTACCAGTGGGGACGCAAAGACCCGTACCGCAACATGGCTGCGGGCAGCATCAACGAGCGGCCGGAGATCAACCCCGCATGGAAAACCGTCACGGGCAACACGGTCTATTGGAACGACTGGAACATCCAGAACGCATGGAGCAGTTGGGAGAAGCGCAACAACTATCCGCTCTGTTTCATGTATTCGCGTACTTATTATGACGGCCGCGACTACAACTGGGTGAAATACGAAACGGCACCGACGCACTATCTGTGGTTCACGCCCAAGACCAATTTCGACCCGTGTCCCGCCGGATACCGCATTCCGACGCAGCAGGAGTTCGACGTCGATTATACACTCGACGACGACGGGAACATCGGCTTTACGGTGGTCGCCGACCGGCAATTCAATCCGCTGCCCGCGCAGGGCTATCTGAAATTCGACGGAACACCCCGTTTCATCGGTCAGGAAGTGACACTCTGGACGTGCCAGCCCTATGCCACCGGTGCAGGACAATTGGGTGCATACAACTTCGACTACTACATCGGCGAGCCGTCGTCGCTGACGAATACAGACCTTGTCAACCGGTCGTTCGCCATGCCCGTTCGCTGCGTCAAGATCAAATAA
- a CDS encoding ABC transporter ATP-binding protein has translation MIRAEHIFKSFDGRTVLDDISVEFETGKTNLIIGQSGSGKTVLLKCLVGLHAVDSGEIFYDDIRYTALGFKERKAIRKDIGMIFQGGALLDSSTVAENIRLPLDLFTDQSEAEKRERVDFCLRRVRLENADDLYPSELSGGMIKRVAIARAIVLNPRYLFCDEPNSGLDPQTSIVIDNLIHEITEEYNITTIINTHDMNSVMEIGQKIVYIYKGRKWWEGTKEDILHTDNRELNDFVFASAMAKRAKKAIG, from the coding sequence ATGATACGCGCGGAACATATCTTCAAGTCGTTCGACGGGCGCACGGTGCTCGACGACATCTCGGTGGAGTTCGAGACCGGAAAGACGAATCTCATCATCGGGCAGAGCGGTTCGGGCAAAACCGTGCTGCTGAAATGTCTGGTGGGGTTGCACGCCGTCGATTCGGGGGAGATCTTCTACGACGACATCCGCTATACGGCGCTCGGATTCAAGGAGCGCAAGGCGATCCGCAAGGACATCGGCATGATCTTTCAGGGCGGTGCGCTGCTGGACTCGTCGACCGTGGCGGAGAACATCCGCCTGCCGCTGGATCTCTTCACCGATCAGTCGGAGGCCGAGAAACGCGAGCGCGTGGATTTCTGCCTGCGGCGCGTGCGGCTCGAAAACGCCGACGATCTCTACCCTTCGGAGTTGTCGGGCGGCATGATCAAGCGCGTGGCCATCGCGCGCGCGATCGTCCTGAACCCGCGCTACCTCTTCTGCGACGAGCCCAACTCGGGCCTCGATCCGCAGACCTCGATCGTCATCGACAACCTGATCCACGAGATCACCGAGGAGTACAACATCACCACGATCATCAATACCCACGACATGAACTCCGTCATGGAGATCGGGCAGAAGATCGTCTACATCTACAAGGGCCGCAAATGGTGGGAAGGCACCAAGGAGGACATCCTGCACACGGACAACCGCGAGCTGAACGATTTCGTCTTCGCTTCGGCCATGGCCAAGCGCGCGAAGAAGGCGATCGGCTGA
- a CDS encoding endonuclease/exonuclease/phosphatase family protein, with amino-acid sequence MKKRLILSILLLAAFGLQARAQRKIAGTRTADFTIVYCSALEDEEGIDAARTLRQELAGAEQPELRILPDTAFRRGRAIRLVRSEDRAPFDYAVRVSRGDLLIDGGGSWALTKAAQHVAQMLREGDIPRDAHIEGSVEGECLFARAAGSNLRILADNIWDYSRDDIPEAWRLIGEDPRDDVRAPQFAQLVRAFMPDVLDLQEYSLHMHQRFYPLIRRYGYRIAYEGEEPWNNTPIFYNPETVELVDVNYVLYAPSCWSNIGSKSYTSAVFRKKDTGRLFAVVNTHLWWKSEAAQPGSTYARAAQVRLMMAEAEVLKNKYGCTIFVTGDMNAYEDSLPIRQFIEGGYTPCYKAATDATDNGNGHHICGPKDGYSRTSRRRSPDREKGAIDHCFIYNAQEGVAVKVFDCITARFTVKLTDHYPYLIDAAL; translated from the coding sequence ATGAAAAAACGACTTATCCTCTCGATCCTTCTGCTCGCCGCTTTCGGCTTGCAGGCCCGCGCGCAACGCAAAATCGCAGGGACGCGCACGGCGGACTTCACGATCGTCTACTGCTCCGCACTCGAAGACGAGGAGGGCATCGATGCCGCGCGGACGCTCCGACAGGAGCTCGCCGGCGCCGAACAGCCCGAATTGCGGATACTGCCCGACACGGCGTTCCGCCGGGGCCGGGCCATCCGGCTCGTCCGGTCGGAGGATCGGGCGCCCTTCGACTACGCCGTCCGCGTCTCGCGCGGCGATCTTCTGATCGACGGCGGCGGCAGCTGGGCCCTGACGAAGGCCGCGCAGCATGTCGCGCAAATGCTCCGGGAGGGCGACATTCCGCGCGACGCGCATATCGAAGGCTCGGTCGAGGGCGAATGCCTCTTCGCACGCGCTGCGGGTTCGAACCTGCGCATCCTGGCCGACAACATCTGGGATTACAGCCGCGACGACATTCCCGAAGCATGGCGCCTCATCGGCGAAGATCCCCGCGACGACGTGCGTGCTCCGCAATTCGCCCAGCTCGTGCGCGCCTTCATGCCCGACGTGCTCGATTTGCAGGAATACAGCCTCCACATGCACCAGCGGTTCTACCCGCTGATCCGCCGATACGGCTATCGGATCGCCTACGAGGGCGAGGAGCCGTGGAACAACACGCCGATCTTCTATAACCCCGAAACCGTGGAGCTGGTGGACGTCAACTACGTCCTCTACGCCCCGTCGTGCTGGAGCAACATCGGCAGCAAATCCTACACCTCGGCGGTCTTCCGCAAGAAGGACACGGGCCGGCTCTTCGCCGTGGTCAACACCCACCTGTGGTGGAAGAGCGAAGCCGCGCAGCCGGGCAGTACCTACGCGCGTGCGGCACAGGTACGTCTGATGATGGCCGAAGCCGAAGTGCTGAAAAACAAGTACGGCTGCACGATTTTCGTCACGGGCGACATGAACGCCTACGAAGATTCGCTGCCCATACGCCAGTTCATCGAAGGGGGTTACACGCCCTGCTACAAGGCGGCGACGGACGCGACCGACAACGGCAACGGCCATCACATCTGCGGCCCGAAAGACGGCTATTCGCGCACGAGCCGGCGCCGCAGCCCCGACCGCGAAAAGGGCGCTATCGACCACTGCTTCATCTACAACGCCCAAGAAGGCGTGGCGGTCAAAGTCTTCGACTGCATCACGGCCCGCTTCACCGTCAAACTCACCGACCACTACCCCTACCTGATCGATGCGGCCCTGTAA